In Magnetococcales bacterium, one genomic interval encodes:
- a CDS encoding STAS domain-containing protein, with protein MIDLSVNDTGDTGTLILSGSITIQHASQLKEALLEGISAAKRLLINLGDVERADLATIQLIYAAHRSLIDKGKALEVDGPIPDAWHAAVRESGYAGCFNTNDNSGLWTGEGK; from the coding sequence CGATACCGGCGATACCGGAACCTTGATTCTGTCCGGGAGCATCACCATTCAGCATGCCTCCCAACTCAAGGAAGCGCTGTTGGAAGGGATCAGCGCCGCCAAACGCCTCTTGATCAACCTTGGCGATGTGGAGCGGGCCGATCTGGCCACGATCCAACTCATCTACGCCGCCCACCGCAGTCTCATCGACAAGGGCAAGGCGCTGGAGGTCGATGGCCCGATCCCCGACGCCTGGCATGCCGCCGTCAGGGAATCGGGATACGCCGGTTGCTTCAACACCAACGACAACAGTGGACTGTGGACTGGAGAGGGGAAATAA